In the genome of Amia ocellicauda isolate fAmiCal2 chromosome 3, fAmiCal2.hap1, whole genome shotgun sequence, one region contains:
- the LOC136747303 gene encoding cholecystokinin: MTGRKVYMCALVTALAGVCLALPLSSSGGVVLAHRGANGGTAWAQMLGRPTEGGGWGQGALGGRVARQDRLGSLTEEQREFMSKYILQTLTEMLNREGCHEENPISISDRDYQGWMDFGRRSTEELGLDS, from the exons ATGACTGGCAGGAAGGTGTACATGTGCGCCCTGGTGACGGCACTGGCGGGGGTGTGCCTGGCGCTGCCATTGTCCAGCTCGGGGGGTGTGGTGCTGGCACACAGGGGCGCAAACGGGGGCACAGCCTGGGCACAGATGCTGGGCAGGCCGACGGAGGGCGGTGGCTGGGGGCAGGGAGCCCTGGGGGGCCGGGTGGCGAGGCAGGACCGGCTGGGCTCCCTGACTGAGGAGCAACGAGAGTTCATGTCTAAGTACATCCTGCAGACACTCACAG AGATGCTGAACAGGGAGGGCTGTCACGAGGAGAACCCCATCTCCATTTCTGACCGAGactaccagggctggatggaCTTTGGCCGGCGCAGCACAGAGGAGCTGGGGCTGGACTCCTGA